The proteins below come from a single Tenuifilum thalassicum genomic window:
- a CDS encoding PAS domain S-box protein has product MRPKNYLFNYTKGALFGLLLGVLIVIAIYVAGIINFDFALNFGGVKDLHRNLPFIYLIDFIPLALGVLGFFVYKKYSEKLIDYSETLEKSLHKERKLYRFVEKLREGDVDAEYTPDENDSLGKAIVSLRNDIKQSRIEEQKRKEEDKQRNWAVEGMALFGDILRQNNDNLEELTFQVIKNLVNYVGANQAAFYLVEDDDESDVHFRMTACYAYERRKYADKIIPWGDGLVGACALEKEKIILKKIPQGYLNITSGLGKANPKYLVLVPLKMNDKVHGVIELASFDPLEDYKEEFIDKVAESVATTIATVKINIRTAKLLKESREQAEELALKEEQMRQNMEELQATQEEASRQSAKFISFSNSVNHTMIRADFGVDGTLLYANTKFLQKLEYASNSDVEGKHISMFINKKDREWFDDIWNNLSKGGKHFEGDMKLLTRNGDDLWTIATFTCVRTESGGVDKILFLAIDTTEQKQQSLDYEGQISALNRSSIKAEFSPTGDLIDANEKFLLTLSYNLNTAKEKSIFELVSEADRKNIERVWDDVIHGIPYEGQFRMNNSNGEVRWFRCTFTAVNDMYDEIAKVILIANDITREKLMEIETQKQTEQLKRQEEQLRRNEIELNKKLREAKEEVRNQFKEIEKVKIRNEKTLEGFLDAIVTTDHDGIVQFFNKAAEELFEISREKVIGQSVRMLFPEEVAKSDPYIAAYIDPNKEKITGQRKEVTIITKSGNEIPVLMLITEAKVGREITHTAFIQNISVDLF; this is encoded by the coding sequence ATGAGGCCTAAGAATTATTTGTTCAACTATACCAAAGGAGCTTTATTCGGCTTACTTTTGGGAGTTCTTATTGTTATAGCTATTTACGTAGCAGGAATCATTAATTTCGACTTTGCATTAAATTTTGGTGGCGTAAAGGATTTGCATAGAAATTTACCATTTATTTATTTAATTGATTTTATTCCACTAGCATTAGGAGTTCTTGGGTTTTTTGTTTATAAAAAATATTCAGAAAAGTTGATTGATTATTCTGAAACTCTTGAAAAGAGTTTACATAAGGAAAGGAAATTATACCGGTTTGTAGAGAAACTCCGTGAAGGAGATGTTGATGCCGAATATACTCCCGATGAAAATGACTCCTTAGGGAAAGCAATTGTTAGCTTGAGGAACGATATTAAACAAAGTAGAATTGAGGAGCAAAAGAGGAAAGAAGAAGATAAACAAAGAAATTGGGCTGTTGAGGGGATGGCTCTCTTTGGTGATATTCTTCGGCAAAATAACGATAACCTTGAGGAATTAACCTTTCAGGTTATAAAGAATTTAGTTAACTATGTTGGCGCAAACCAAGCCGCATTTTATTTAGTTGAAGATGATGATGAAAGTGATGTTCATTTTAGAATGACCGCTTGCTATGCCTATGAAAGAAGGAAATATGCCGATAAGATTATCCCCTGGGGCGATGGGTTGGTTGGTGCTTGTGCGTTAGAAAAGGAAAAGATTATCCTTAAGAAAATACCACAGGGGTATTTGAATATTACAAGTGGTTTGGGAAAGGCTAATCCTAAATATTTAGTTCTTGTCCCTCTGAAAATGAATGATAAGGTTCATGGTGTTATTGAGTTGGCTTCGTTTGACCCGTTAGAGGATTACAAAGAAGAATTTATAGATAAGGTTGCGGAAAGCGTTGCGACTACCATTGCAACTGTTAAAATTAATATTAGAACTGCAAAGCTACTCAAAGAATCGCGTGAACAAGCCGAAGAACTGGCACTTAAGGAAGAGCAAATGAGGCAGAATATGGAGGAGCTACAAGCTACTCAAGAGGAAGCAAGTAGACAATCCGCCAAATTTATCAGCTTCTCTAATTCTGTAAATCATACCATGATACGTGCTGACTTTGGTGTTGATGGAACGCTCCTTTATGCTAATACAAAATTCTTACAAAAGTTGGAGTACGCCTCAAACTCCGATGTTGAGGGTAAGCATATCTCAATGTTCATTAACAAAAAGGATAGGGAGTGGTTCGATGATATTTGGAATAACCTAAGCAAAGGGGGTAAGCATTTTGAAGGCGATATGAAACTCTTAACTCGTAATGGGGATGATTTATGGACTATTGCCACTTTTACTTGTGTTAGAACTGAATCGGGTGGGGTTGATAAAATATTGTTTTTAGCTATTGATACAACCGAGCAAAAACAGCAGAGCTTAGACTACGAGGGGCAAATAAGTGCCCTAAATCGCTCATCTATTAAAGCAGAATTCTCTCCAACTGGCGATTTGATTGACGCCAATGAGAAATTCTTGTTAACTTTATCTTATAATCTTAATACTGCTAAGGAAAAATCGATATTTGAACTAGTTTCTGAGGCAGATAGAAAGAATATTGAAAGGGTTTGGGATGATGTTATTCATGGAATTCCATATGAGGGTCAGTTTAGAATGAATAATAGCAATGGTGAAGTTCGTTGGTTCAGGTGCACCTTTACTGCCGTAAATGACATGTACGACGAGATAGCAAAGGTTATACTTATTGCCAATGATATTACCCGTGAGAAACTAATGGAGATAGAAACCCAAAAGCAAACAGAGCAGCTAAAACGCCAAGAGGAGCAGCTTCGAAGGAATGAGATTGAACTAAACAAAAAATTAAGAGAAGCTAAGGAAGAGGTTCGAAACCAGTTTAAAGAAATTGAAAAGGTAAAAATTAGAAACGAGAAAACCTTGGAGGGATTTCTTGATGCAATTGTTACCACTGATCACGATGGTATAGTTCAATTCTTTAACAAAGCAGCCGAAGAACTTTTTGAGATTAGTAGGGAAAAGGTAATAGGACAGAGTGTTAGAATGCTTTTCCCCGAGGAGGTTGCGAAGAGTGATCCTTATATTGCTGCATATATCGACCCGAATAAGGAGAAAATTACAGGTCAGCGCAAAGAGGTTACAATTATTACTAAAAGTGGTAATGAGATTCCTGTACTGATGCTTATAACAGAAGCTAAGGTTGGTCGAGAGATAACTCACACTGCTTTCATCCAAAACATTTCGGTCGACTTATTCTAA
- a CDS encoding lipopolysaccharide biosynthesis protein, which yields MISKSFIKSSFIYTIVGALPLASSILLLPFYGNQSLLTTSDYGMLAIYLTIAELGRVLFTFATDNFIGLNYIHYSNSEKQKETFIGTSALFMLLYGVILLLVLSSLGQSIFDLAYPGKNINFFPYGFASLLTGMLNGNFKAYTTLQIYREKPLPYFWANITQVSIIITISIVGLYLKPLSLDAPIYARLTASIVSFIWAFSFFISHGKLTIDFKILKRLFSYAAPLYVYYLLYWIINNIDRYLILGLISKESVAIFDFAVKVTMALELFQSGLAGAISPKVFKLWKSNNDNPWGTIEINKYYHVYALINIAIIPLYYFILPIAIPLVVNNTALYSSFCFLPILFATRATRIWYYYLSSPIFYFQKTKIMPIVFATVAVFQVGLTYMLIKLMGINGALWANFATRLFQATLIYLYVRTFYKLNINTKKMFLFPGINILCLILLFILDLNVFLNVAILATITSISSYLTYHKELDIRSIKRMVLNRD from the coding sequence ATGATTTCCAAATCCTTCATAAAATCCTCTTTCATTTACACTATAGTTGGTGCATTACCGCTAGCATCAAGTATTTTACTTCTTCCATTTTATGGAAATCAATCCCTTTTAACCACCTCCGATTATGGAATGCTGGCCATTTACCTTACTATAGCCGAATTAGGAAGGGTGCTCTTTACGTTTGCAACTGACAACTTTATTGGTTTAAACTACATTCACTATAGTAATTCGGAAAAACAGAAGGAAACTTTCATTGGAACATCTGCACTATTCATGTTATTGTATGGAGTAATCCTACTACTAGTGCTTTCATCCTTAGGGCAATCTATCTTTGACTTAGCATATCCAGGTAAAAACATTAACTTTTTTCCATATGGTTTTGCATCGTTGCTAACAGGCATGCTAAATGGAAACTTTAAGGCATACACAACTCTGCAAATTTACAGGGAGAAACCACTCCCCTACTTTTGGGCTAATATTACCCAGGTATCAATTATTATAACGATTTCTATTGTTGGCTTATACTTAAAACCCCTTTCGCTTGACGCGCCAATTTATGCTAGACTAACGGCATCAATAGTCTCTTTCATATGGGCTTTTTCATTCTTTATTTCACATGGCAAGCTTACAATCGACTTTAAGATCCTTAAAAGATTATTTAGCTATGCAGCCCCACTGTATGTTTACTATTTACTCTACTGGATCATAAATAATATTGACAGATATCTTATTCTTGGATTAATATCAAAGGAATCAGTAGCCATTTTTGACTTTGCTGTAAAAGTCACCATGGCATTAGAACTATTTCAAAGCGGCCTAGCTGGAGCAATTTCCCCTAAAGTTTTTAAGTTATGGAAATCAAATAATGATAATCCTTGGGGTACTATCGAAATTAATAAGTACTATCACGTATATGCGCTTATTAATATTGCTATTATACCCCTATATTATTTCATCCTTCCTATTGCAATTCCATTGGTTGTCAATAATACTGCACTATACTCATCATTTTGTTTCCTCCCAATACTTTTTGCCACACGTGCAACAAGAATCTGGTACTATTACCTTTCAAGCCCCATCTTTTATTTTCAAAAAACTAAAATCATGCCCATCGTTTTTGCAACAGTGGCAGTTTTCCAAGTTGGTTTAACCTATATGCTAATTAAATTAATGGGAATTAATGGCGCTTTATGGGCTAATTTTGCAACCAGACTTTTTCAGGCAACCCTGATATACTTATACGTTAGAACATTTTACAAACTAAATATTAACACAAAAAAGATGTTCCTTTTCCCTGGTATTAACATCCTATGTTTAATACTGCTATTTATTCTTGACTTAAATGTATTCTTAAATGTCGCTATTTTAGCTACAATTACAAGTATTAGCTCATACCTAACCTATCATAAAGAGTTAGATATTAGGTCGATAAAACGAATGGTTTTAAATAGGGATTAG
- a CDS encoding glycosyltransferase family 4 protein, which yields MNILMLLDNEFPPDVRVESEANSLIKQGHSVTILSYNFSNKPLTEEYKGIQIVRFNINKQVAKKALGFIMQLPFYKLIWRFQINKLLKVQQFDAIHIHDLPLCINARYIKEKFSLKVVADLHENYPHLITAQPFMNSLFATLFLSKKKWFQKEKEWLMNVTEIVCVANEMKERIDLLLDHKKSIHVVPNTINFETYLSIQKPIPELKNKYANNFVVMYIGGFNALRGLKYLIQAASLLKDKISNLKVILVGDGNSMNNLTKLANDLNLSNYIIFEGWQPSNKVKAYIDIADVCVIPHVKSTQADNSSPNKLFQYMYSKKPVISSNCKSIEKIIIQEDCGLIFENKNYQDLANKILKLYEEPKLKKQLGENGYEAVINKYNWDTTVNELLNIYSN from the coding sequence ATGAATATTTTAATGCTCTTAGACAATGAATTCCCCCCCGACGTTAGGGTGGAAAGTGAAGCAAATAGTCTTATTAAGCAAGGACATTCAGTAACAATTTTATCATATAACTTTAGCAACAAACCTTTAACAGAAGAATATAAAGGAATTCAAATTGTAAGATTTAACATTAATAAACAGGTTGCCAAAAAAGCTTTAGGCTTTATTATGCAATTGCCTTTCTATAAACTCATCTGGCGATTTCAAATTAACAAGTTACTTAAAGTCCAGCAATTTGATGCCATACATATACACGACTTACCGTTATGCATTAATGCAAGGTATATTAAAGAAAAATTCAGTTTAAAAGTAGTAGCCGATTTACATGAAAATTATCCACATCTGATTACTGCTCAGCCATTCATGAACTCATTGTTTGCAACTTTATTCCTGAGCAAAAAGAAATGGTTCCAAAAAGAAAAGGAATGGTTAATGAATGTTACGGAAATTGTTTGTGTCGCAAATGAAATGAAGGAAAGAATTGACTTACTACTTGATCATAAAAAAAGTATTCATGTTGTACCCAATACAATAAATTTTGAAACCTATTTATCTATTCAAAAACCTATACCTGAGCTAAAAAATAAGTATGCCAATAATTTTGTAGTTATGTATATAGGTGGATTTAACGCTTTAAGAGGATTGAAATACTTAATACAAGCAGCATCGCTTTTAAAAGATAAAATCTCAAATTTAAAAGTAATACTTGTAGGAGATGGTAATTCTATGAATAACCTAACAAAACTTGCCAATGATCTTAACCTTTCAAATTATATAATATTTGAAGGATGGCAACCAAGCAATAAAGTCAAAGCATATATTGATATTGCAGATGTTTGTGTTATTCCTCATGTAAAATCAACTCAAGCCGACAACTCTAGCCCGAATAAGCTGTTCCAATACATGTATTCCAAAAAACCTGTTATCTCCTCAAACTGTAAATCAATTGAAAAAATAATAATACAAGAAGATTGTGGATTAATTTTTGAAAATAAAAACTACCAAGATTTGGCTAACAAAATCCTAAAATTATATGAAGAGCCAAAACTAAAAAAGCAACTTGGTGAAAATGGATATGAAGCAGTAATAAACAAATACAACTGGGATACTACAGTAAATGAACTTTTAAATATATATTCTAACTAA
- a CDS encoding protein-glutamate methylesterase/protein-glutamine glutaminase, which yields MINKIKVLIVDDSALVRQTLKEIISSDPELEVIGTAADPFFAARKMSEETPDVITLDIEMPRMDGLTFLRKIMSQHPIPVVIISSLTSRATEVGIKALEYGAVELITKPQLNTKEFLEESKIVICDAIKAAARSRIARRKIVAPPIVEPKHSADVILSKSANHKPFTTTDKVIAVGASTGGTEAIAKFLKDMPVDCPGIVIVQHMPEKFTTSFANRLNDICNITVKEAKNGDPVLPGHALIAPGNYHMLLKRSGAKYYVEVVQGPLVNRHRPSVDVLFRSTARFAAQNAIGVIMTGMGDDGARGLLEMKESGAYTIAQDESSCVVYGMPREAVKLNAAITVLPLSNIAEHVIKRYRAI from the coding sequence ATGATAAATAAAATAAAGGTGTTAATTGTAGATGACTCAGCTTTAGTTAGGCAAACACTGAAAGAGATCATTTCGTCCGATCCTGAACTTGAGGTTATTGGTACTGCTGCCGATCCTTTTTTTGCTGCTCGTAAAATGTCCGAAGAAACACCTGATGTTATTACACTTGATATTGAAATGCCCAGAATGGACGGTTTAACATTCTTGCGAAAAATAATGTCACAACACCCTATCCCAGTTGTGATAATATCAAGTTTAACAAGTAGGGCAACAGAGGTAGGAATAAAAGCGTTGGAATATGGTGCTGTTGAGCTAATTACTAAACCTCAACTAAATACTAAGGAGTTCTTAGAAGAATCCAAAATAGTTATTTGTGATGCCATTAAAGCTGCTGCTCGAAGTAGAATCGCTCGTAGAAAAATTGTAGCTCCGCCGATAGTTGAGCCAAAACATTCTGCAGATGTTATACTTTCAAAATCAGCAAATCATAAACCATTCACTACTACCGATAAGGTGATTGCTGTTGGAGCTTCAACTGGAGGAACTGAGGCAATTGCAAAGTTTTTGAAAGATATGCCTGTTGATTGCCCTGGAATAGTTATAGTTCAGCATATGCCCGAGAAGTTTACCACCTCATTTGCAAATAGGTTAAATGATATCTGTAATATTACAGTTAAAGAGGCAAAAAACGGCGATCCTGTTCTTCCTGGCCATGCCCTTATTGCCCCTGGAAACTATCATATGCTACTAAAAAGGAGTGGAGCAAAATATTATGTTGAGGTTGTTCAAGGTCCACTTGTTAATAGGCATAGGCCTTCGGTTGATGTGTTGTTTAGAAGCACTGCTCGCTTTGCTGCGCAAAATGCAATTGGAGTAATCATGACAGGAATGGGCGATGATGGAGCTAGAGGGCTTCTTGAAATGAAGGAGTCGGGGGCATACACCATTGCACAAGATGAAAGTTCATGTGTGGTTTATGGTATGCCTAGGGAAGCGGTAAAACTTAATGCTGCCATTACTGTACTTCCTTTAAGTAATATTGCAGAACATGTAATTAAAAGATATAGAGCTATATAG
- the folD gene encoding bifunctional methylenetetrahydrofolate dehydrogenase/methenyltetrahydrofolate cyclohydrolase FolD, whose translation MELLDGKKIANEIKAEIAAEVELIKKNGGKIPHLVAILVGHDGASETYVGHKEKACAQVGFKSQVLRFEDTITEKELLSEIQKLNNDPDVDGFIVQMPLPKHIDEQKVIEAIDPKKDVDGFHPVNVGRMNIGLPAYISATPDGIVELIRRYNIQTEGKHCVVLGRSNIVGRPIANLLSQKGYPGNCTVTICHSRTPNIKEFTKQADILIVALGKAEFVTADMVKDGAVVIDVGITRVKSDQTKSGWKLLGDVKFDEVAPKCSYITPVPGGVGPLTIVSLMKNTLKAAKKEVYG comes from the coding sequence ATGGAACTACTCGACGGGAAAAAAATTGCAAACGAAATTAAAGCAGAGATAGCAGCAGAAGTTGAACTGATAAAGAAAAACGGAGGTAAGATACCACATCTTGTTGCCATTCTTGTTGGTCACGATGGTGCTAGCGAAACCTATGTAGGACACAAGGAAAAAGCTTGTGCCCAGGTAGGTTTTAAATCACAGGTTCTCCGTTTTGAGGATACCATAACAGAAAAGGAACTCCTTTCAGAGATTCAGAAGCTGAATAACGACCCTGATGTAGATGGTTTTATTGTGCAAATGCCACTACCCAAGCATATAGATGAGCAAAAGGTAATTGAAGCTATCGATCCTAAAAAAGATGTTGATGGATTTCATCCTGTCAATGTTGGGCGAATGAATATTGGTTTACCAGCTTACATCTCCGCAACACCCGATGGTATTGTTGAGCTAATTCGACGCTATAACATCCAAACCGAAGGTAAACACTGCGTTGTTCTTGGACGAAGCAATATTGTTGGCCGCCCCATAGCTAATCTTCTCTCTCAAAAAGGTTACCCTGGCAACTGTACGGTTACTATCTGCCATAGTCGTACACCAAACATAAAGGAGTTTACAAAACAAGCCGACATTCTTATAGTAGCTTTAGGAAAGGCCGAGTTTGTGACTGCCGATATGGTAAAGGATGGTGCAGTTGTAATTGATGTTGGCATAACCCGTGTTAAAAGCGACCAAACAAAATCGGGCTGGAAGCTTTTAGGTGATGTAAAGTTTGATGAGGTAGCCCCAAAATGCAGCTATATTACACCTGTACCAGGAGGCGTTGGACCGCTTACCATAGTTTCACTAATGAAAAACACGCTTAAAGCTGCTAAAAAAGAGGTATACGGATAG
- the ffh gene encoding signal recognition particle protein, with protein sequence MFENLTDRLERSFKILKGEGKITEINVAETVKDIRKALIEADVNYKVAKSFTDDIKRKALGMNVLTAVKPGQLMVKLVHDELAALMGGKAEDIDLSGNPSVILIAGLQGSGKTTFSAKLANYLKSKKGKHPMLVAGDVYRPAAIEQLKVLGEQINVPVFTIPDSKDPVSIAKDAIKEAKKNGQDVVIIDTAGRLAIDEEMMKEVESIKKAVSPNEILFVVDSMTGQDAVNTAKEFNDRLDFNGVVLTKLDGDTRGGAALSIRAVVDKPIKFVSTGEKMETLDVFHPDRMADRILGMGDIVSLVEKAQEQYDEEQARKLHKKIVKNQFNFNDFLDQIAQIKKMGNLKDLAGMIPGVGKALKNVDIDDDAFKSIEAIIKSMTPEERENPSLMNGSRRKRIAEGSGTSIVEVNRLLKQFEDMRKLMKMVSGGGAKKFGRMMNQMPRR encoded by the coding sequence ATGTTTGAGAATTTAACCGATAGGCTTGAACGCTCATTTAAGATTCTAAAGGGTGAAGGCAAAATTACAGAGATAAACGTAGCCGAAACTGTAAAGGATATTCGCAAGGCTTTAATTGAAGCCGATGTTAACTATAAGGTGGCTAAAAGTTTCACCGATGATATCAAACGCAAAGCGCTTGGCATGAACGTGCTTACAGCGGTTAAGCCAGGCCAGCTAATGGTGAAACTTGTACACGATGAGCTTGCAGCCCTAATGGGGGGAAAAGCTGAAGACATTGACCTTTCGGGCAACCCTTCAGTTATCCTTATTGCAGGTCTGCAGGGTTCCGGTAAAACCACCTTCTCGGCCAAACTGGCTAACTACCTTAAAAGCAAAAAGGGCAAGCATCCAATGCTGGTAGCTGGCGACGTTTACCGTCCTGCTGCTATTGAACAGCTGAAAGTTCTAGGGGAGCAAATCAATGTACCTGTTTTTACAATTCCCGACAGCAAAGACCCCGTTAGCATTGCAAAAGATGCCATAAAGGAGGCAAAGAAAAATGGACAGGACGTTGTAATTATCGACACCGCTGGTCGCCTTGCCATTGATGAGGAGATGATGAAAGAGGTTGAATCGATAAAGAAGGCTGTTTCGCCTAACGAAATTCTTTTTGTAGTCGATTCAATGACTGGACAAGATGCCGTTAACACGGCAAAGGAGTTTAATGATAGACTCGATTTTAACGGCGTTGTTCTTACTAAGCTCGATGGTGATACACGTGGTGGTGCAGCCCTATCTATTCGTGCTGTTGTAGATAAACCTATCAAATTTGTAAGCACAGGCGAGAAGATGGAAACCCTTGACGTATTCCATCCCGACCGTATGGCCGATCGCATCCTAGGAATGGGTGATATCGTTTCACTTGTTGAAAAAGCTCAAGAACAATACGACGAAGAACAGGCAAGGAAACTTCATAAGAAAATTGTTAAAAACCAGTTCAACTTCAACGACTTCCTTGACCAAATTGCCCAAATCAAAAAAATGGGTAACCTTAAAGACCTTGCAGGAATGATACCTGGAGTTGGAAAAGCTTTGAAAAATGTAGATATTGATGATGATGCTTTTAAAAGCATTGAGGCTATCATAAAATCGATGACTCCAGAGGAGCGTGAAAACCCATCGCTTATGAATGGAAGCCGCCGTAAACGCATTGCTGAGGGAAGTGGTACTTCAATTGTAGAAGTGAACAGACTCCTGAAACAATTTGAAGATATGCGTAAGTTAATGAAGATGGTATCGGGCGGTGGAGCTAAAAAATTTGGTAGGATGATGAACCAAATGCCAAGACGATAG
- the argS gene encoding arginine--tRNA ligase, which translates to MTAEQFIYDLAKKAAEEIYGQSIAESQIQIQKTRKEFEGDYTMVAFPLLKISRKSPEATCNELGDKILELSPEVEKYNIIKGFLNITLSKSFWASTLNEISQTPDFGFTQEQEENPIVIEFSSPNTNKPLHLGHIRNNLLGMSISRIMEKTGKRVVKVNLVNDRGIHICKSMLAWQKFGNGETPESTGKKGDHLVGDYYVRFDKEYKAQVKELVSNGMSEEEAKIKAPIMQEAQEMLRKWEAKDPEVIGLWKKMNGWVYEGFDKTYADLGITFDKIYYESDTYLLGKSIVLDGLKKGIFFKKDDGSIWIDLTNDGLDEKLLLRGDGTSVYITQDIGTAIQRYKEFKFGEHIYVVGNEQEYHFQVLKLIMKKLGYDWSDTLYHLSYGMVQLPEGKMKSREGTVVDADDLVKEMIDTARQMSKELGKLDDVDHGIAEEVNRMVGLAALKYFILKVDPKKNMTFNPKESIDFNGNTGPFIQYTHARIKSVLAKATAAGFAFNQKVNPEDISNNKELDLIQLIGQFPEVLQNSAQNHNPSLIANYAYELAKEYNQFYHDYSILKEQDEGVRKLRLTLSACVADVIKRTMWLLGIEVPEKM; encoded by the coding sequence ATGACAGCAGAACAGTTTATTTACGATTTAGCCAAAAAGGCTGCAGAGGAAATTTATGGGCAATCCATAGCTGAGAGTCAAATTCAGATACAGAAAACACGTAAGGAGTTCGAAGGCGACTACACCATGGTCGCCTTTCCATTGCTAAAAATATCGCGTAAATCACCCGAAGCAACCTGTAACGAGCTAGGCGATAAAATATTAGAATTAAGCCCCGAGGTTGAAAAGTATAACATAATAAAAGGTTTTCTTAACATAACCCTATCAAAATCCTTCTGGGCATCAACATTAAATGAGATTTCTCAAACCCCAGACTTTGGCTTCACCCAAGAGCAAGAAGAAAATCCCATAGTAATAGAGTTCTCATCACCCAACACTAACAAACCTTTACACTTGGGGCATATCAGAAATAACCTTTTAGGAATGTCGATTTCCCGCATCATGGAAAAAACAGGGAAACGAGTTGTAAAGGTTAATCTGGTTAACGACCGTGGCATTCACATATGCAAATCGATGCTTGCCTGGCAAAAGTTTGGAAATGGTGAAACCCCAGAATCCACAGGCAAAAAAGGCGACCATCTGGTAGGCGACTACTATGTCCGTTTCGATAAGGAGTATAAGGCCCAGGTAAAAGAGCTCGTTTCTAACGGAATGTCTGAAGAGGAGGCAAAGATTAAAGCCCCCATAATGCAGGAAGCCCAAGAAATGCTTCGCAAATGGGAAGCAAAAGACCCAGAGGTTATTGGGCTTTGGAAAAAAATGAACGGATGGGTTTATGAAGGATTCGACAAAACCTACGCCGACCTTGGAATTACCTTTGATAAAATATACTACGAATCGGACACCTACCTTCTTGGAAAATCCATTGTATTGGATGGCCTAAAAAAAGGAATATTTTTTAAGAAAGACGATGGCTCTATATGGATAGACCTTACAAATGACGGCTTAGATGAAAAGCTTCTATTACGTGGCGACGGAACATCGGTTTACATCACACAAGATATTGGAACAGCCATTCAACGATACAAAGAGTTCAAGTTTGGAGAACACATTTATGTCGTTGGAAACGAGCAGGAGTACCACTTCCAGGTACTAAAGCTCATAATGAAAAAGTTGGGCTACGACTGGAGCGATACTCTTTATCACCTTTCCTATGGTATGGTTCAGCTCCCAGAAGGAAAAATGAAATCGCGCGAAGGTACTGTTGTTGATGCCGACGATCTTGTAAAAGAAATGATTGACACTGCCCGACAAATGTCTAAGGAGCTAGGCAAATTAGACGATGTTGACCATGGGATTGCTGAAGAGGTGAATAGAATGGTTGGATTAGCTGCATTAAAATACTTCATTCTCAAAGTTGACCCTAAAAAGAATATGACCTTCAACCCCAAAGAATCTATCGACTTTAATGGTAACACAGGTCCATTCATTCAGTATACACATGCCCGTATCAAGTCAGTTCTAGCAAAGGCAACTGCTGCTGGATTTGCATTTAATCAAAAAGTTAATCCCGAAGATATTAGCAATAACAAGGAACTCGATTTAATTCAACTTATCGGACAGTTCCCCGAGGTTCTTCAAAATTCGGCACAAAATCATAATCCTTCGTTAATTGCCAACTACGCATATGAGCTAGCTAAGGAGTACAACCAGTTCTACCACGATTACTCCATTCTTAAGGAGCAAGACGAAGGCGTTCGAAAGCTACGTTTAACCCTCTCGGCATGCGTAGCCGATGTAATTAAAAGAACTATGTGGTTACTAGGAATTGAGGTGCCTGAAAAAATGTAG
- a CDS encoding chemotaxis protein CheD — protein MQELKKYYLFPSNLFVEREPYVVTTILGSCVAICLYDPILKIGGINHYMLPYWNGQGLASPRYGNIAIERLIERIILLGSKKNNLKAKLFGGAEVIDTHISNFHIGERNIAIAIDMLSEYGIPIIAKSIGGKQGRRIEFNTSTGEVRLKYIQKSDAAELTDFSKKKHQGKV, from the coding sequence ATGCAAGAACTAAAAAAATATTATCTTTTCCCTTCAAATCTATTTGTTGAACGTGAACCCTATGTGGTAACAACAATTTTAGGTTCATGTGTAGCAATATGCCTTTATGATCCAATCTTGAAAATAGGCGGTATAAATCATTATATGTTACCATATTGGAATGGTCAGGGTTTAGCTAGTCCTAGGTATGGTAATATTGCTATTGAGCGATTAATTGAGCGTATAATTTTGTTAGGTTCAAAAAAAAACAACTTAAAAGCAAAACTTTTTGGTGGTGCAGAGGTTATTGATACACATATTAGTAACTTTCACATTGGCGAAAGAAATATTGCAATTGCAATTGATATGTTGAGTGAATATGGAATCCCAATTATTGCAAAAAGCATAGGGGGAAAACAGGGGCGGAGAATAGAATTTAATACTAGTACGGGTGAGGTACGATTAAAATATATTCAAAAATCAGACGCAGCTGAATTAACCGATTTTTCAAAGAAAAAACATCAAGGTAAAGTTTAA